In the Triticum aestivum cultivar Chinese Spring chromosome 2B, IWGSC CS RefSeq v2.1, whole genome shotgun sequence genome, TAACCACCCCATCCTCACCGACGGCTCCCCTTCTCCCCGTTGCGTAGATCCGCTCTTAGCTGTTCTCGATCTTCAGTTCTAGGCTACATCTTCGATCTTTTCGCGGTGAATCGCGTGATTTTAGTTTCGCTCTTTAAGTATCTTGTGGGTGTGTGACGTTTTGGTCTTCGATCTGGAGGGGCTGTAGCTATTTGCTTAGATGGCGTGTGTTTCAGCAGATCTCGGTTATTGGATACGGATGTTTTGTTGGTTATTGATGCTGTTAGGGGTTTAGATCCGATGCGTCGTGTGTTCTGTTCGTAAAATTGGATTGCGTGCCATATACATCGCGGCAGGAAGAATAAATTGCGGCAAAGGGCATCTACATCGTGTTTGTTTTGTGGATATCCGTAGTATCTGTAATAGAAGATGAGAAATAGAATAAATTCTTGCATATTTGTTGTCTCAGTGAATTTTGATAGTAAATCAGCGAACGTGCTCCTATCAAAAGCCAGCTAAATGGATTTGGCCTATGTTGCTTCAGTTTACATTATTCTTACCCGTATCTACCTAGTTGTTTTGAATGCGCCACCTCCCTGTGTGCTATTTATCTGTAACATAATCATGTTATGTCAATCAGTTATCTATCCGCATACCTGCTGTGCCATGTCAATTGCTTGCCATCCAAATTTATGCTTTTATGTGTTCTCAAACACAGTTGTGTAGTGTTGATGCATGTTGTTTTGTCAGTATGATATCTCACTGGTTTGTTCTTAGTTGTTTCTCTTCTGCCTAATTATGCAGCTATTCTGGCATGTCAATTTGATTAGCTAGTTCTCTCCAAATCTCCCTTATTTGTTCTTTAAAATCATTAGCTTGTTTGCTTCCTGAGTTATGGTGGGTCCTGTAACATAGATAGGATTAGGATGCCATTAGTGTTAAGCTGGCTTGTGGTTTCGTAGTTAAATTCCACAGTTTGTGTGCCAAAATCTACTGTTCTTATATAGCTCTCTTCTCTGCCAGTAGATCATCTGTTCCATCCTTTTGAGGCGAGATGGCGGCTACCTTCAATGTTAACGCTGAGGCAGGCCTTAAAAAGCTTGATGGCTACCTTCTGTCTCGCAGTTACATCTCTGGGTATGTGTTTCATACTTTCATGCCATACTTGTTTAGTATAATGGTTGTATTCGTGGCATCAGTCTTACCCTGTAAAACTTACTCTGTAGATACCAAGCTTCCAAGGATGACTTGGCTGTGTATTCTGAATTCTCAGTTGCTCCACCATCAACTTGCACCAATGTTGCAAGGTGGTACAATCACATTGATGCACTCCTGAAGCTGAGGTATGAACTCAAATTTAATTCACAACAGCCTTACAGTCCTGTTGTAACACTAAGTGATTCTAATTTATGTAAACAATCTGTTCATATTCAGTGGAGTTACTGCCCCTGGTCAAGGTGTGAAGGTTCTGTCATCAGTTGTCCCTGAGACCTCAACTACTGATGTGGCTGAGGTAACACAGCCATAACCCCTTCTGCTTTAGATAAATTTTATCATTTCTTCTGCAAGTGTGCCAACTGCTGAACTGGTTCAGGTGCTGGTTTTTATTGGGCGTTTGTGCGCTTTAGATCTTCCAGTATCATAAGCATAACATCATGTATACTGTACTCTGCAGGCTCCTGcagctgatgatgacgatgacagcGATGTTGACCTTTTTGGAGAGGAAACCGAAGAGGAGAAGAAGGCAGCTGAAGAGCGTGCTGCC is a window encoding:
- the LOC123044224 gene encoding elongation factor 1-delta 1 → MAATFNVNAEAGLKKLDGYLLSRSYISGYQASKDDLAVYSEFSVAPPSTCTNVARWYNHIDALLKLSGVTAPGQGVKVLSSVVPETSTTDVAEAPAADDDDDSDVDLFGEETEEEKKAAEERAAKAKASTKKKESGKSSVLLDVKPWDDETDMVKLEEAVRSIKMEGLLWGASKLMPVGYGIKKLQIMMTIIDDLVSVDTLIEDHLCVEPANEYIQSCDIVAFNKI